From Streptomyces griseorubiginosus, one genomic window encodes:
- a CDS encoding LamG-like jellyroll fold domain-containing protein: protein MARWRAWIVVMSLLLGFWAQEGGAAYAATKPSESVGAGLGHLWEWLAGKDGSGPRSRTGTASDVRAAKPAEGRPSGRAPGKGKGQLAADRAPSGPAAKRTLSGKMPVGFDARTSRRVAAKSGAKFDYFQNADGSFTRKMSEHRMNYQDESGTWRSIDTDVAKRSDGRWHERSNSLGVSFAPATGTVETGGSVEPAAFAWQTAADDTPSPSPTVTSGTSAQGDLATLALSDSESVSWSLAGAGAVTGTASGSSVTYDGVLTDTDLVLTPTTDGVKESLVLNSANAPTSWVFPMNLEGLSLTTASDGTVELVDRDGTVMATLPQPFARDSHVDPTTGESHDNWAMTYSVTEVDGTPAVKMTLDPSWLAGSDIAFPVTVDPTMTVTTAGQTLTTYVYYPNTADYSSDTILRVGTPDGGSYIGQAFMKFLGLPDTDGYHITDADLHLFDVWAYTCSSSTSYNVYPITEQWWVTGQKSWSDRPATSSSIGTWSGTVSDTVCGNTSVSTGTGQWQTTDLDTDWFQKIALGQTENYGLSVFSSATSSNQWKKFDSDQVDSHSPYITVTYSKNSAPDIEHTYPKANFTSPSLRPQLQVKAVDPDSWPTAPLKHDFAVYSASGTQIDTSGWQTSTKWTVPSGDLDWSKSYYWTVSANDGWSTTTSAAQSLSTLVAQPLIASRLAQNGGHGYDEEAGNFTTAATDASVSTVGPSLDVTRSYNSLDTSTAGAFGAGWSALADMRAVMDDDGSKSVVVTDDGGKRQRWGWSASGYTPPIGTYGTFKALSAGYSLTETSGTTYTFGTSGGTNIWLLSQIKTHAGLTETLTYDSSHRLSTVKNDVSGRTLFLTWAKPSGAAHYHVQTVTTDAATSGDTSTAALWTYGYTGDRLTSVCPPAATSPATASTSCYAYTYVDGSNYPSAALDADPSGYWRLGEAVGSTTASSSVLANEQTDAGSYKNVTLGSAAGPLTGSSATATTLAGTGYVKVPAGLLHASTTRAVSLWFKTSKKGVLIGDQSKAVGGTTASGTWTPVLYVGSDNKLHGHWWSVSGSGSSDFGSTGTVTDNTWHHAVLSSDGATQTLYLDGVKQDTFSGAPDDQDNVYTYIGAGFAASWIDSPGDVSYFTGSFADVSFYSHPITASQAGDLYASGTASAALLTKAASPAGRTVAAVSYDTAADRLTDVTDEHGGTWHLGTPTVAGSSAVFRGTVLGADPAGYWQLGDADDDGSATYAADEVNGGDGTYNNVTLGVSGPFSAKDSTASTAASFDGTDSYVSVPPELLHSGTKRSVGLWFKTSTSGVLIGDQSVPIDGATAASGTWTPVLYVGSDNKLHGHWWSVSGSGSAAFGSTGTVTDNAWHYVVLSCDNDSQALFLDGTKQDTFSGTPADQSNTYTYIGAGFAKSWLGSPGEVSHFKGSLAEVAFYDHNLTSAQVAGQWNAYKQSTGTIATESVVVTDPGRHTLTSTYDLSDGGRMLTDTDGTGATTSYGYDTSGFLYTTTDGNGDVTTTGHNSRGDVVSRTTCQDQSSSKCSTSYFTYYLNADSDTDPRNDQLLTSSDGRSSSSTDTTYRTVNTYDTNGNLLTSTTPPVTGHSAGLTTKETYTTSSTAGYVSGTVAPAGLLASTTTPGGAVTSYLYYANGDLAQETSPLGLITRFTYDSLGRVLTKTEVSDTYPAGLVTRYSYDALGRTLTELDPGTTNAVNQSVVHTALTTKSYDADGNTLSTAVSDTTGGDTTRTTSRTYDAFGQLKTVTDPEQYTTSYTYDSYGNKTGETDPDGQVYAYTYDADGSQLTTTLTNYTGSDDTPDDPAPKLLETRTYDAGGRLYTVTDAIGVTTTYAYYDNGLVEQSARTGSSGTAYVDEKDTYDDAGNLTARTTANGTLTTTYTVDAADRTTATTADPGSLAQNTAYTFDADSRVLTSAQTDAAGNPAQKWTYTYDAAGDPLSAAQYVDSSLTLTTKATYDHRGLKVTSTDAQNQVTSYLNDEAGRLTTTTSPAITATTPGTGATATVYPVTLDGYDTFGDRTEAEDPEGHITATAYDRDGRRTGTTLPSYNGTSATTAWTYDAEGDVLSETDAKGETDYAYDQLGDPVKQTDPAITVSGTATRGTVTSSYDLTGNRLTETSPYGAVTHFAYDDLGRANSTWAYVYTSAGAQTKQETDSTYNSAGLVAQTASVSGVTAKYTYDALGRTRTAADTTGDTTTYTYDLRGDVTKTLLPDQTAQTAGYDAAGRRTATANLDSAGAVLTSTSATYTDNGLLKTVTDARHHTTSYAYDALGDLTQQTEPVSDNASITTRYGYDAAGHRTAYTDGNGDTTYYTYNALGLPASKEVPAVSGYTSTADRTTGYTYDERGRLVTQTDPGGVTTTNTYDALDDLISQSATGADAPTATRTFQYSLTGDLVASAVGDTWEYYDTNSLGDVLSTSGQAGTSSFTYNADESPLSRTDAAGTSTYTYDSDGRLSTDTDAATGTTLTYGYNSLSQPRTVTYGGSGDVRTFGYDALHRAKTDTLATASGTTVASAAYDWDENGNLTGKTTTGVQGASTNTYAYDYANRLTSWTSGSTTTGYSYDRDGNRLTAGSTTYTYNARDQLTSDGTHTYAYSARGTLASKDSTAYTFDAYGQQVTAGSTSYAYDALGRAVTVGSTHLSYSGTANLLASDGTTAYSRDPSGALTGESSTSGATLALTDLHDDLIGQFTATGTALTGSASYDPWGTPLASTLTGTVGYQSEFTDASTGDVNMHARWYTPGTGSFESADTVENSAVGESGDANPYAYAGGAPLTRTDPSGHCFWDACIGEAEGAYLLGSALIGACIAYCSSLSNSISDGLNSLSSWGSSSSSSHSHASSSAASHSSAATSSYGMCAEVWSMSCQQHYNRTRTSSGSRSSGGGGGGGGGGSGYCGYCGGGGGTGVSAAEAAAAARAAAAAAAAAEAARRAAIRAHAIKITASIGKGHLKVHSISAAAEPPTVRINIGNSVRNAASAAAAGLTTAAVCMVTGACAPRDEESSTCAKNGAGWVDPEDTDASHGNRAQGVTACLTQQYLDDHPGAETTRDIRPPGYEWAQRYARHLGALPRVSVNNCHLLGSQLSGSGTDLRNLSTCGRDANAYPKRGGLGAMDNMVQFENQVQEQVAAGETVLYSVHPTYLGNRVAPESYVMTATAWDREGNLVGTTTRDVPNLMNTPRGWRNLGTVVDSRTGRDVPTS from the coding sequence GTGGCGCGCTGGCGTGCGTGGATCGTCGTGATGTCGTTGCTGCTGGGCTTCTGGGCGCAGGAGGGCGGCGCCGCCTACGCGGCCACGAAGCCTTCGGAGTCGGTGGGCGCCGGGCTCGGCCACCTGTGGGAATGGCTCGCGGGCAAGGACGGCTCGGGCCCACGCTCCAGGACCGGCACGGCCTCCGACGTCCGCGCTGCGAAGCCCGCCGAGGGGCGCCCTTCCGGGCGGGCGCCGGGCAAGGGCAAGGGGCAGCTCGCCGCCGACCGGGCGCCGAGCGGCCCCGCGGCGAAGCGGACGCTGTCCGGCAAGATGCCCGTCGGCTTCGACGCGAGGACCAGTAGGCGGGTCGCCGCCAAGTCGGGGGCGAAGTTCGACTACTTCCAGAACGCCGACGGGTCCTTCACCCGCAAGATGTCCGAGCATCGGATGAACTACCAGGACGAGTCCGGCACTTGGCGTTCCATCGACACCGACGTGGCCAAGCGTTCCGACGGCCGCTGGCACGAGAGGTCCAACTCCCTCGGAGTGTCCTTCGCGCCCGCCACCGGCACGGTGGAGACCGGCGGATCCGTGGAACCGGCCGCCTTCGCCTGGCAGACGGCGGCGGACGACACCCCGAGCCCCAGCCCGACCGTCACCTCCGGCACCTCCGCCCAGGGCGACCTCGCCACCCTGGCCCTCTCCGACAGCGAGTCGGTTTCCTGGTCGCTGGCCGGCGCCGGCGCGGTCACCGGTACCGCCTCGGGCTCCTCCGTCACATACGACGGCGTCCTCACCGACACCGACCTCGTCCTCACTCCCACCACCGACGGTGTCAAGGAGTCCCTCGTCCTGAACTCGGCGAACGCGCCCACCAGTTGGGTCTTCCCGATGAATCTCGAGGGGCTGAGCCTGACCACCGCCTCCGACGGCACGGTGGAACTCGTCGACCGTGACGGCACGGTGATGGCCACCCTCCCACAGCCCTTCGCCCGCGACTCCCACGTCGACCCCACGACCGGTGAGTCCCACGACAACTGGGCCATGACCTACAGCGTCACCGAGGTCGACGGCACACCGGCCGTGAAGATGACGCTGGACCCCTCCTGGCTCGCCGGATCCGACATCGCCTTCCCGGTCACCGTGGACCCGACGATGACGGTGACCACCGCCGGGCAGACCCTGACGACGTACGTCTACTACCCGAACACCGCCGACTACTCCTCGGACACGATCCTGCGTGTCGGCACCCCGGACGGCGGCTCGTACATCGGCCAGGCGTTCATGAAGTTCCTCGGACTGCCGGACACCGACGGCTACCACATCACCGACGCCGACCTGCATCTGTTCGACGTGTGGGCGTACACGTGCAGTTCGTCCACCTCGTACAACGTCTATCCGATCACCGAGCAGTGGTGGGTGACCGGCCAGAAGTCCTGGTCGGACCGGCCCGCCACCTCCTCCTCCATAGGCACTTGGTCGGGCACCGTCTCCGACACGGTGTGCGGCAACACCTCCGTCTCCACCGGCACCGGCCAGTGGCAGACGACCGACCTGGACACCGACTGGTTCCAGAAGATCGCGCTCGGTCAGACGGAGAACTACGGCCTGTCGGTGTTCTCCTCGGCGACCAGCTCGAACCAGTGGAAGAAGTTCGACTCGGACCAGGTCGACAGCCACTCGCCCTACATCACGGTGACGTACAGCAAGAACTCCGCCCCGGACATCGAACACACCTATCCCAAGGCGAACTTCACCTCCCCCTCACTGCGGCCGCAGCTCCAGGTCAAGGCGGTCGACCCGGACTCCTGGCCCACCGCCCCGCTCAAGCACGACTTCGCGGTCTACTCCGCCTCCGGTACACAGATCGACACCTCCGGCTGGCAGACCTCCACCAAGTGGACAGTGCCGTCCGGGGACTTGGACTGGTCGAAGTCGTACTACTGGACGGTCTCCGCGAACGACGGCTGGTCCACCACGACCAGCGCCGCCCAATCCCTGTCCACACTGGTCGCGCAGCCGCTCATCGCCTCCCGCCTCGCGCAGAACGGCGGGCACGGCTACGACGAGGAGGCGGGCAACTTCACCACGGCCGCCACCGACGCCTCCGTGTCCACCGTCGGCCCGTCCCTGGACGTGACCCGCTCCTACAACTCCCTGGACACCAGCACCGCGGGGGCGTTCGGCGCGGGCTGGTCGGCGCTCGCGGACATGCGGGCGGTCATGGACGACGACGGCTCCAAGAGCGTGGTCGTCACCGACGACGGCGGCAAGCGGCAGCGCTGGGGCTGGTCGGCCTCCGGCTACACCCCGCCGATCGGCACCTACGGCACCTTCAAGGCGCTGTCCGCCGGGTACTCGCTGACCGAGACCTCGGGCACGACGTACACCTTCGGCACCTCGGGCGGCACCAACATCTGGCTGCTGTCGCAGATCAAGACACACGCGGGCCTCACCGAGACGCTCACCTACGACTCCTCGCACCGGCTGAGCACCGTCAAGAACGACGTCTCCGGGCGCACCCTGTTCCTCACCTGGGCCAAGCCGTCCGGTGCCGCCCACTACCACGTGCAGACCGTCACCACGGACGCGGCCACCAGCGGCGACACCTCCACCGCGGCCCTGTGGACCTATGGCTACACCGGCGACCGCCTCACCTCGGTCTGCCCGCCGGCCGCCACGAGCCCGGCCACCGCGTCGACCTCCTGCTACGCCTACACCTACGTCGACGGCTCCAACTACCCGTCCGCCGCGCTGGACGCCGACCCCAGCGGCTACTGGCGTCTCGGCGAGGCCGTCGGCAGCACCACCGCCTCCTCCTCCGTGCTGGCCAACGAGCAGACGGACGCGGGCAGTTACAAGAACGTCACGCTCGGCTCGGCAGCCGGCCCGCTCACCGGGTCCTCGGCCACCGCCACGACCCTCGCCGGCACCGGGTACGTCAAGGTCCCGGCCGGGCTGCTGCACGCCAGCACCACCCGGGCGGTCTCCCTGTGGTTCAAGACGTCCAAGAAGGGCGTCCTGATCGGCGACCAGTCCAAGGCGGTCGGCGGCACGACGGCCTCGGGCACCTGGACGCCGGTGCTGTACGTGGGTTCGGACAACAAGCTGCACGGCCACTGGTGGAGTGTGAGCGGTTCCGGCAGCTCCGACTTCGGATCCACCGGCACTGTCACCGACAACACCTGGCACCACGCGGTGCTCAGCTCGGACGGTGCCACGCAGACCCTCTACCTGGACGGCGTCAAGCAGGACACCTTCTCCGGCGCCCCCGACGACCAGGACAACGTCTACACGTACATCGGCGCCGGGTTCGCCGCCTCCTGGATCGACTCCCCGGGCGACGTCAGCTACTTCACCGGCTCCTTCGCCGACGTCTCCTTCTACAGCCACCCGATCACCGCCTCCCAGGCCGGCGACCTGTACGCGAGCGGCACCGCGAGCGCGGCCCTCCTCACCAAGGCGGCGAGCCCGGCCGGTCGTACCGTCGCGGCGGTCTCGTACGACACCGCGGCCGACCGGCTGACCGACGTCACCGACGAGCACGGCGGCACCTGGCACCTCGGCACCCCGACGGTGGCCGGCTCCAGTGCCGTCTTCCGTGGCACGGTGCTCGGCGCCGACCCCGCCGGGTACTGGCAGCTCGGCGACGCCGACGACGACGGGTCCGCGACCTACGCGGCCGACGAGGTCAACGGCGGTGACGGCACGTACAACAACGTCACCCTCGGCGTCAGCGGGCCCTTCAGCGCGAAGGACAGCACGGCGAGCACCGCGGCCTCCTTCGACGGCACCGACTCCTATGTCTCCGTCCCGCCCGAGCTGCTGCACTCCGGCACCAAGCGGTCGGTGGGCCTCTGGTTCAAGACCTCCACCTCCGGCGTCCTGATCGGCGACCAGTCCGTGCCCATCGACGGGGCCACGGCGGCCTCCGGCACCTGGACGCCGGTGCTGTACGTGGGTTCGGACAACAAGCTGCACGGCCACTGGTGGAGCGTGAGCGGTTCCGGCAGCGCCGCCTTCGGCTCCACGGGGACGGTCACCGACAACGCCTGGCACTACGTGGTGCTCAGCTGCGACAACGACAGCCAGGCACTGTTCCTCGACGGCACCAAGCAGGACACCTTCTCCGGCACCCCCGCCGACCAGTCCAACACCTACACCTACATCGGCGCGGGCTTCGCCAAGAGCTGGCTCGGCTCCCCGGGAGAGGTCAGCCACTTCAAGGGCTCCCTCGCGGAAGTCGCCTTCTACGACCACAATCTGACGTCAGCTCAGGTCGCGGGCCAGTGGAACGCCTACAAGCAGTCCACCGGCACCATCGCCACCGAGTCGGTGGTCGTGACCGACCCCGGCCGTCACACGCTGACCAGCACCTACGACCTGTCCGACGGCGGCCGGATGCTGACCGACACGGACGGCACGGGGGCCACCACCTCCTACGGCTACGACACCTCGGGCTTCCTCTACACGACGACCGACGGCAACGGCGACGTGACCACCACCGGCCACAACTCCCGCGGCGACGTGGTCTCCCGCACCACCTGCCAGGACCAGTCGTCCTCCAAGTGCTCGACGTCCTACTTCACCTACTACCTGAACGCCGACTCCGACACGGACCCGCGCAACGACCAGCTGCTCACCTCGTCCGACGGACGGTCCTCGAGCTCGACGGACACCACCTACCGGACCGTCAACACCTATGACACCAATGGCAATCTGCTGACCTCGACCACTCCGCCCGTCACCGGCCACAGCGCCGGGCTGACGACGAAGGAGACCTACACGACATCCAGCACGGCCGGTTACGTCTCCGGGACCGTCGCCCCGGCGGGTCTGCTCGCGTCCACGACCACGCCGGGCGGCGCGGTGACGTCGTACCTCTACTACGCCAACGGTGATCTGGCGCAGGAGACTTCACCGCTCGGCCTGATCACCCGTTTCACCTACGACTCGCTCGGCCGGGTGCTCACGAAGACCGAGGTCTCCGACACCTACCCCGCCGGCCTGGTCACCCGTTACTCCTACGACGCCCTCGGCAGGACGCTCACCGAGCTGGATCCCGGCACGACGAACGCCGTGAACCAGTCCGTCGTGCACACCGCGCTGACGACCAAGTCCTATGACGCGGACGGCAACACGCTGAGCACAGCCGTCTCCGACACCACCGGCGGGGACACCACCCGTACGACCTCGCGTACGTACGACGCCTTCGGACAGCTGAAGACCGTCACGGATCCCGAGCAGTACACGACCTCGTACACCTACGACAGTTACGGCAACAAGACGGGTGAGACCGATCCCGACGGCCAGGTGTACGCGTACACGTACGACGCCGACGGCAGCCAGCTGACCACCACGTTGACCAACTACACCGGCTCGGACGACACCCCCGACGACCCGGCCCCCAAGCTGCTGGAGACGCGGACGTACGACGCGGGCGGGCGGCTGTACACGGTCACCGACGCGATCGGCGTGACCACCACCTACGCCTACTACGACAACGGCCTGGTCGAGCAGTCGGCCCGCACCGGCTCCTCCGGCACCGCCTACGTCGACGAGAAGGACACTTACGACGACGCGGGCAACCTCACCGCCAGAACCACGGCCAACGGCACCCTCACCACGACCTACACCGTGGACGCCGCCGACCGCACCACCGCCACCACGGCCGACCCGGGCAGCCTCGCCCAGAACACCGCGTACACCTTCGACGCGGACTCCCGCGTCCTGACGTCCGCGCAGACCGACGCGGCCGGGAACCCCGCCCAGAAGTGGACGTACACCTATGACGCGGCGGGCGACCCGCTGTCCGCCGCCCAGTACGTCGACAGCTCCCTCACCCTCACCACGAAGGCGACCTACGACCACCGCGGCCTGAAGGTCACCTCGACCGACGCGCAGAACCAGGTCACCTCCTACCTCAACGACGAGGCCGGCCGCCTCACCACGACCACCAGCCCCGCGATCACCGCGACCACACCCGGCACGGGCGCGACCGCCACCGTCTACCCGGTGACCCTCGACGGCTACGACACCTTCGGCGACCGCACCGAGGCCGAGGACCCCGAAGGCCACATCACCGCCACCGCCTACGACCGCGACGGCCGCAGGACCGGCACCACCCTGCCCTCGTACAACGGCACCTCGGCCACCACCGCCTGGACCTACGACGCCGAGGGCGACGTCCTCAGCGAGACCGACGCCAAGGGCGAGACCGACTACGCCTACGACCAGCTGGGCGACCCGGTCAAACAGACGGACCCGGCCATCACGGTCTCCGGCACCGCCACCCGCGGTACCGTCACCTCCTCCTACGACCTCACGGGCAACCGCCTCACCGAGACCTCGCCGTACGGCGCCGTCACCCACTTCGCCTACGACGACCTCGGCCGCGCGAACAGCACCTGGGCGTACGTGTACACCTCGGCCGGCGCCCAGACGAAGCAGGAGACCGACAGCACGTACAACAGCGCCGGGCTCGTCGCGCAGACCGCCTCCGTCAGCGGGGTCACCGCGAAGTACACCTACGACGCCCTGGGCCGCACCCGCACGGCCGCCGACACCACCGGCGACACCACCACGTACACCTACGACCTGCGCGGTGACGTCACCAAGACGCTCCTGCCGGACCAGACCGCGCAGACGGCCGGATACGACGCGGCCGGCCGCCGGACCGCAACCGCGAACCTCGACTCCGCCGGCGCCGTGCTGACCTCGACCTCGGCGACGTACACGGACAACGGTCTCCTGAAGACCGTCACCGATGCCCGCCACCACACGACGAGTTACGCGTACGACGCCCTCGGCGACCTCACCCAGCAGACCGAGCCGGTCAGTGACAACGCCTCCATCACCACTCGGTACGGCTACGACGCCGCCGGACACCGGACCGCCTACACCGACGGCAACGGCGACACCACCTACTACACGTACAACGCGCTCGGCCTGCCCGCGAGCAAGGAGGTCCCGGCCGTCTCCGGCTACACCTCCACCGCCGACCGGACCACCGGCTACACCTACGACGAGCGCGGACGCCTCGTGACGCAGACCGACCCCGGCGGCGTCACGACGACCAACACCTACGACGCCCTCGACGACCTCATCTCACAGAGCGCCACGGGAGCCGACGCCCCCACCGCCACCCGCACCTTCCAGTACTCCCTCACCGGGGACCTGGTGGCGTCGGCCGTCGGCGACACCTGGGAGTACTACGACACCAACTCCCTCGGCGACGTCCTCAGCACCTCGGGCCAGGCCGGCACCTCGTCCTTCACCTACAACGCCGACGAGTCCCCGCTCAGCCGCACCGACGCCGCCGGCACCAGCACCTACACCTATGACAGCGACGGCCGGCTCAGCACCGACACGGACGCGGCGACCGGCACGACACTGACGTACGGCTACAACAGCCTCTCCCAGCCCAGGACGGTCACCTACGGCGGCTCGGGCGACGTGCGCACCTTCGGCTACGACGCCCTGCACCGCGCGAAGACCGACACCCTCGCCACCGCGTCCGGCACCACCGTCGCCTCGGCCGCATACGACTGGGACGAGAACGGCAACCTCACCGGCAAGACCACCACCGGAGTACAGGGCGCCTCGACCAACACGTACGCCTACGACTACGCCAACCGCCTCACCTCCTGGACCTCCGGCTCCACGACCACCGGCTACTCCTACGACCGTGACGGCAACCGGCTGACGGCGGGTTCGACGACGTACACCTACAACGCGCGCGACCAGCTGACCTCGGACGGGACGCACACGTACGCCTACTCGGCCCGGGGCACGCTCGCGTCGAAGGACTCGACGGCGTACACCTTCGACGCCTACGGGCAGCAGGTCACCGCCGGATCCACCTCCTACGCCTACGACGCGCTGGGCCGAGCCGTCACGGTCGGTTCGACGCACCTCTCCTACTCCGGCACCGCCAACCTCCTCGCCTCCGACGGCACCACGGCCTACAGCCGGGACCCCTCCGGCGCCCTCACCGGCGAGTCCTCGACCAGCGGGGCCACCCTGGCCCTGACCGACCTGCACGACGACCTCATCGGCCAGTTCACCGCCACCGGCACCGCGCTGACCGGTTCAGCGAGTTACGACCCGTGGGGCACGCCCCTCGCCTCCACGCTCACCGGGACCGTCGGCTACCAGAGCGAGTTCACGGACGCGAGCACCGGCGACGTGAACATGCACGCCCGCTGGTACACGCCGGGGACGGGGAGCTTCGAGTCCGCGGACACGGTGGAGAACTCGGCGGTGGGGGAGAGCGGGGACGCCAACCCCTACGCGTACGCCGGTGGCGCTCCGCTGACCAGGACCGACCCCAGCGGGCACTGCTTCTGGGACGCGTGCATCGGTGAGGCGGAGGGCGCCTACCTCCTGGGTTCGGCTCTGATCGGCGCCTGCATCGCGTACTGCTCCAGCCTGTCCAACAGCATCTCCGACGGCTTGAACTCGCTGTCCTCCTGGGGTTCGTCCAGCTCCTCGTCCCACAGCCACGCCTCCTCGTCCGCCGCGAGCCACTCCAGCGCCGCGACGAGCAGCTACGGCATGTGTGCCGAGGTCTGGTCGATGTCCTGCCAGCAGCACTACAACCGCACGCGCACCAGCAGTGGCAGCCGGTCCTCCGGGGGCGGTGGCGGAGGTGGGGGCGGCGGCAGCGGCTACTGCGGTTACTGCGGCGGAGGCGGCGGCACGGGTGTCAGCGCGGCCGAGGCCGCGGCCGCCGCCCGGGCAGCCGCAGCGGCAGCCGCCGCCGCGGAAGCCGCCCGCCGCGCGGCGATCCGCGCCCACGCCATCAAGATCACGGCGTCGATCGGCAAGGGGCACCTGAAGGTGCACTCGATCTCGGCGGCCGCCGAGCCGCCGACCGTCAGGATCAACATCGGCAACTCGGTGCGCAACGCGGCCTCGGCGGCCGCGGCAGGGCTCACGACCGCCGCCGTCTGCATGGTCACGGGCGCCTGCGCTCCCCGCGACGAGGAGTCGTCGACGTGCGCCAAGAACGGTGCGGGGTGGGTCGACCCCGAGGACACCGACGCCTCGCACGGCAACCGGGCCCAAGGCGTCACGGCGTGCCTGACCCAGCAGTATCTGGACGACCATCCGGGGGCGGAGACGACCAGGGACATCCGTCCGCCCGGCTACGAATGGGCCCAGCGGTACGCCCGGCATCTCGGCGCCCTGCCCAGGGTGTCGGTGAACAACTGCCATCTGCTCGGCAGCCAGCTCTCCGGGTCCGGAACCGACCTGAGGAACCTGTCCACCTGCGGCCGCGACGCCAACGCCTACCCGAAGCGGGGCGGCCTGGGTGCCATGGACAACATGGTTCAATTCGAGAATCAGGTCCAGGAGCAGGTGGCGGCGGGCGAGACCGTCCTCTACTCGGTGCACCCGACCTATCTGGGCAATCGAGTCGCGCCGGAGTCGTACGTGATGACGGCCACGGCGTGGGACAGAGAAGGAAACCTGGTCGGAACCACCACGCGCGATGTGCCCAACCTGATGAACACGCCACGGGGCTGGCGCAACCTCGGCACGGTGGTGGACTCCCGCACCGGCCGGGACGTCCCCACCTCATGA
- a CDS encoding magnesium and cobalt transport protein CorA has product MSERRPRPDAKTPAKDSARKSAWRRALTPPSAQPKTPVTAAEPPTPEPAEPPSIVQAALYRDGVRVSSPETLADTFRELREEGAGMAWIGLARPPESELLSLAEEFDLHPLSVEDAMEAHQRPKLERYGDTLFVVLRAARYLDAPEEVDFGELHVFVGPDFVITVRHGAAPDLSAVRHRMEQTPELLRLGPEAVLYAILDAVVDGYAPVVAGVQNDIDEIETEVFRGDPEVSRRIYELSREMVEFQRATRPLVSMLHALMAGFAKYGTDEELQRYLRDVADHVTHTSERVDGFRQALTDILTVNATLVTQQQNAEMRALAEAGFEQNEEIKKISSWAAILFAPTLVGTIYGMNFDHMPELTWRFGYPFAIALMGVVCVSLYIIFKRRDWL; this is encoded by the coding sequence ATGTCCGAGCGACGCCCCCGCCCCGACGCGAAGACCCCTGCGAAGGACTCCGCCAGGAAGTCCGCCTGGCGCCGCGCCCTGACCCCACCGTCCGCGCAGCCGAAGACTCCGGTCACGGCGGCCGAACCCCCCACCCCGGAGCCGGCCGAGCCACCGAGCATCGTCCAGGCGGCCCTCTACCGCGACGGCGTACGCGTGTCCTCCCCCGAGACGCTCGCGGACACCTTCCGCGAGTTGCGCGAAGAGGGCGCCGGCATGGCGTGGATCGGACTGGCCCGCCCACCGGAGAGCGAACTCCTCTCGCTGGCCGAGGAGTTCGACCTGCACCCGCTGTCGGTCGAGGACGCGATGGAGGCCCACCAGCGCCCGAAGCTGGAGCGCTACGGCGACACGCTCTTCGTCGTCCTGCGGGCCGCCCGCTATCTGGACGCGCCGGAGGAGGTCGACTTCGGCGAGCTGCACGTGTTCGTGGGCCCGGACTTCGTGATCACGGTCCGGCACGGGGCGGCTCCGGACCTCTCGGCGGTGCGCCACCGCATGGAACAGACACCGGAGTTGCTGAGGCTGGGCCCCGAGGCGGTCCTCTACGCGATCCTGGACGCGGTGGTCGACGGGTACGCGCCGGTCGTCGCGGGCGTCCAGAACGACATCGACGAGATCGAGACGGAGGTCTTCCGGGGCGACCCGGAGGTGTCCCGCCGCATCTACGAACTCTCCCGCGAGATGGTGGAGTTCCAGCGCGCCACCCGCCCCCTGGTGAGCATGCTGCACGCCTTGATGGCGGGCTTCGCGAAGTACGGCACGGACGAGGAACTGCAACGCTACCTACGGGACGTCGCCGACCACGTCACCCACACCAGCGAACGAGTCGACGGCTTCCGCCAGGCCCTCACCGACATCCTCACGGTCAACGCGACCCTGGTCACGCAGCAACAGAACGCGGAGATGCGGGCGTTGGCGGAGGCGGGCTTCGAACAGAACGAGGAGATCAAGAAGATCTCGTCCTGGGCGGCGATCCTCTTCGCCCCGACCCTGGTAGGCACGATCTACGGCATGAACTTCGACCACATGCCAGAACTGACCTGGCGCTTCGGCTACCCCTTCGCGATCGCCCTGATGGGGGTCGTCTGCGTGAGCCTGTACATCATCTTCAAGCGACGGGACTGGCTCTGA